In one Pseudoclavibacter sp. Marseille-Q3772 genomic region, the following are encoded:
- the ftsY gene encoding signal recognition particle-docking protein FtsY: MAERRAWSLGNALRGMFTRDKIDEQTWEDLEDALITADFGPDITDEILDELRGEVVRLGTDDPRDLKRMLRETIEERLAKFDPTLKLSERPAVTLVVGVNGVGKTTTIGKFARFLRNFGRTVVVGAADTFRAAAVEQLDTWAMRADVRIVRPQHFGQDPASVAYQTVETAVREGIEMVVIDTAGRLQTKAGLMDELSKIHRVVEKIVPVSEVLLVLDATTGQNGVMQAEAFIEHAGVTGLVITKLDGSAKGGFVLAVQERTGLPIKLIGTGEGIGDLTGFTPHVFAEQLLADA, encoded by the coding sequence ATGGCAGAACGACGCGCATGGTCCCTCGGAAATGCCCTCCGCGGCATGTTCACCCGCGACAAGATCGACGAACAGACGTGGGAAGACCTCGAAGACGCGCTCATCACCGCTGACTTCGGCCCGGATATCACCGACGAGATTCTCGATGAGCTCCGTGGTGAGGTGGTGCGCCTAGGCACGGATGATCCGCGTGATTTGAAGCGGATGCTGCGCGAAACAATTGAAGAGCGCCTTGCGAAATTCGACCCAACGCTCAAACTTTCGGAGCGACCCGCCGTCACCCTCGTTGTTGGGGTGAACGGTGTCGGCAAGACCACCACGATCGGAAAGTTTGCCCGGTTCCTGCGTAACTTCGGGCGCACGGTCGTTGTCGGTGCTGCTGATACGTTCCGTGCCGCTGCCGTTGAGCAGCTCGACACTTGGGCGATGCGAGCGGATGTGCGCATTGTTCGCCCCCAGCACTTCGGTCAAGACCCCGCATCCGTCGCCTACCAGACGGTGGAGACCGCCGTGCGCGAGGGGATCGAGATGGTCGTGATCGACACCGCCGGTCGCTTGCAAACCAAAGCCGGGTTGATGGATGAGCTCAGCAAGATTCACCGCGTGGTCGAAAAAATCGTGCCGGTGTCCGAGGTGCTGCTCGTGCTCGACGCCACCACCGGGCAAAACGGTGTGATGCAGGCCGAGGCATTCATCGAACACGCTGGGGTGACCGGGCTGGTCATCACCAAACTCGATGGCTCGGCCAAGGGCGGGTTCGTGCTTGCGGTGCAGGAACGTACCGGGCTGCCGATCAAGCTCATCGGTACCGGCGAAGGGATCGGCGATCTCACCGGTTTCACGCCGCACGTGTTCGCCGAGCAGCTTCTCGCCGACGCGTAA
- a CDS encoding histidine phosphatase family protein — MRIGLIRHGETDWNAAGRLQGTTDIPLNARGISQSKDAAQFIGGQGWSQVYCSPLTRTRDTAQFFADALQIETPTVLAAVIERSFGDLEGELVYLEDGSRRSLDHPTVESTDAVVERVLPALRELASTHPHEDVLVITHGSVVRLVLQAILGRTAPGINNLGYSVIETADSPTGFVVRVANGYPVAT; from the coding sequence ATGCGAATTGGTTTGATCCGTCACGGAGAAACAGATTGGAATGCGGCCGGCCGACTCCAGGGTACGACCGATATTCCGTTAAACGCCCGAGGCATTAGCCAGTCCAAGGATGCGGCACAGTTCATCGGCGGGCAGGGATGGTCACAGGTGTACTGTTCCCCGTTGACGCGTACCCGCGACACCGCCCAGTTCTTCGCCGACGCGCTGCAGATCGAAACGCCCACAGTGTTGGCTGCAGTCATTGAGCGTAGCTTTGGCGATCTCGAGGGCGAACTGGTGTACCTCGAAGACGGTTCTCGTCGCAGCCTCGATCACCCGACAGTTGAGTCAACGGATGCGGTGGTCGAGCGAGTCTTGCCTGCCCTGCGTGAACTTGCCAGTACTCATCCGCACGAGGATGTGCTGGTTATCACGCACGGTAGCGTCGTGCGACTCGTGTTGCAGGCAATACTCGGACGAACCGCACCGGGCATCAACAACCTCGGTTATTCGGTCATCGAAACTGCTGATTCGCCGACGGGATTCGTCGTCCGCGTCGCAAACGGGTATCCCGTCGCAACCTAG